The genome window AGTTACAATAATGCCTTCTCTTCCTCTAACTGTTGATGATTTCCCTCTTGGATTAAAATCTAGAACATATGCATATTCCTCATACTTTCTAGGTGGGGATTGTGCCCGATGCAAAATAAAATGCTCCTGAAAAGTTACGAGTGCTCCTTGATTATCTTGAGCATTTTTTCTAGTGTCTCAGCAAGAATTAGTTTTTTCCAACCAAATGTAAAAGAACGTAATTCAGCTAAACTTGTTGGTCTAATGTTTACAATCTCAACAGCTTCATCTTCTGTTAATTCACATTCTTTAATGAGTCGTTTTTTCATTTCTTTGGCATCTTTTGGATCTATAGATACAAATTTTGAAACATAATCAAATGTCCAACGTTGAATTTGGTCCATCTCTTCAGGATCAACTTTTCCTAAAATTTCTTTAACTTCTGATAGAGAAATAGCTTGTTTCTTTTTTATTTCTTCCATATCTATACACCGAATGGTTTTATGTGATCCAATCTAGTGATTAAGGTTTTCGATTTATCACCTAATTTGACATCAAGGGTTATTGCGCGTCTTCCAACCTTAGTAACGACACCTACTTTACCGTGATATCGTCTGTGTGGCAGTCCCTTGTGCTGTCTTGGATCAATGATGACAAGTGCTTGCTGACCCTCATGATATTCACGAAGTAAGAATGAAACTCCTCTTGGGGAGTCTTTTTTCATAACAGATCGGGATTTGTGTTTAAATCCATGTGAACGACCATGAGATTTCTTAGTTGCCATAAGTGTAAAATCTCTGAAAGCCCTATTTTAAGACTTAGAACAGATTTTAGCAAAAATTAGCCAATAATATCGGTTCGCAGTTGTCCACAAGCAGCAGAGATCTCAGTTCCTTTCTCCACTCTCACAGTACAATTTACACCAGATTCAGACAAAATTCTCTCAAATTCAAGTACTCTTGCCTTTGATGGTCTCTTAAAATCCCCTGCAGTAGGATTAATTGGAATTAGATTAACATGAGAACCATTTCCTTTCAAAAGTTTGGCAAGTTCTTTTGCAATTTCAGGAGAGTCATTAACTCCCTCCATCAAGGCATATTCAAAAGTCACTCGTCTTCCAGTTTTTTTGAAATAACGTCTTCCGGCATCAATAATATCTTCAACAGAATTTGGTCCTGCAGTAGGAACTAATTCCTTTCGTAATTTGTTGTTTGGAGAATGAAGTGATATAGCAAGACCAATCTGTAGATGTTCATCAGCTAGTTTATCGATTCCAGATACAATACCTATTGTAGAAACTGTGATATGTCGTTGTCCTAGTCCGAATCCTCTATCATGTGTTAAAATTCGTATTGCTCTAATCATTTCATCATAGTTTGCCATTGGTTCACCCATTCCCATAAACACCAAATTTGTAACATGTTCCCCTCGTTTCTCTAAAATTTCTGCAAAATGAATCACTTGAGATACAATATGTTCAGCTTTGAGATTTGTTTCAAATCCCATCTGTCCTGTTGCACAAAACACACACCCCATTGCACATCCTATTTGAGTTGAAACACAGATTGTTGATCTTGGATGACCACCAATTTTAGTTGAAGGATATTGCATCAAAACTGTTTCCACATTATTATCATTAGATAAATTGAGTAATAGCTTTGTTGTCTCTCCATCATCACTTACAATTCTATGAATCTCTTTAGCAGAACCAATTGTGTATCCCGCTTCTGTTAGTTCTTCTCGTAATTTTTTGGGAAGTTGTGGTATATCATTGATGTCTTTTGGAAATTTGTAATATAATGGAAGTAGGATTTGATCAGCTCGATATCTAGGATAGCCCATATCCATTACTAGTTTTTCCATCTCTTCAGGAAGAAATCGATAAAGATCTGTCATGAAGTACTAACTTCTCAAATCATATTATAATTTAATCAATGAATAAAAAATTAAAGAAAATAGAAAATAGGAGAAAATAGAGAGATTTACTCTTCTATTGGTTCAGAATCATCAGATTCTGCACTTGTAGATTCTACAGATTTTTCTTTAGCACTTTTTGCAGGAGCGTCTTCCGGTGTTTCTACTGTAGCCTCTACTTCTGGTGTTTCTACTGTAGCCTCTACTTCTGGTGTTTCTACTGTAGCCTCTACTTCTGGTGTTTCTACTGTAGCCTCTTCTTTGGTCTTTTTGGTAGTTGCCTTTTTAGTAGTCTTTTTGGTCTTTTTCTCTGCATCTTCAGGGTCTATGACTCCTGCTTCACCTAATGCAAAGATGACTTCTTCTTCTGGATGATGAGGACTATCCACCATTCTGGCAATTCGTTTTTTACCTGATTTCTTAAAGTAGATTCTGTAGGTACTTGTATGTGCAACTACATTTCCACCAATTGGACGTGTTGGATCTCCAAAGAAAACATCAGGGGAAGCCATTACTTGGTTGGTTGCAATTGCAGCACAATTGTATGTCTCTGCAATTCTAGACAGCAGATGAACAAAGTGATTTAGTTTTTGTTGTCTTGTAGATAGTGTACCTCGTCCAAGATATTCAGAACGGAATAATCCAACTGCAGAATCTGCAACAATTAGTTTTACATTATGCTCTTCAATTATTGGACCAGCTTCTTCTAGGATTAGTACTTGGTGCGCACTGTTGTATGCACGTGCTACTATGATGTTATCAAGTACTTTTTCTGGATCCATCTCATGAGCTTGTGCAATAGACACAATCCTTTCAGGTCGAAAAGTGTTTTCAGTATCAATATACAAAACGCTGCCTTCAAGACCACCTTCTTCTTTACTTTTTTGAACCATTACAGACATTGTATGAGCAAATTGTGTCTTACCACAACCAAATTCACCATACACTTCTGTTAATGCTTGAGTTTCAATTCCACCATCAAATAATGTATCAAGACAGTTTGTACCTGTTGTAATTTTACCTATACTTTGTCTGTGTTTGTAAATTTCACTTGCACTAACAAAATCTTTGGCAATTAACCCACCTTCAACTAAATGTTGACGGGCTTTATTGACAATTTTGTCAGCAGTATCCTTTTCCATTCCAGTGATTTCTGCAATTTCTACAGGACCTCTGACGATGAGATCCATGACGTTGTGGATACCTGCATCGGATAATTTTCTTGTAGTTACAGGACCTACGCCCTCTAAACTATCTAATCTTAAATCTTCTACCATACCGTATGGTACGGTACCAGTACTTTATAAGAGTATTGTTTTAGGGTTCTGTCAAATCTGCGGTGTATTTGTTGACTGTAAATAATCGGTTGAACGCTTAGAGATTCTTATCAGCCCATTTGATAGCCTTGTACCCTGCATAGAGACTAACTCCAATAGTGGCTAAAGTGACTAATCCTTGCGGAATACCTGTTTTTTCTTCTACATAATTTGAGAAATGTTTGACTGTGCCAACTGGAAAATCAGTGGCGTTGAATTGATCATAATGGATATCTCCCCAAAATGCACCATTTTCAAATACTACATGTCTATTACCAAATTCTTTTTTCTCTCTATATTCGATCTTATCATCTGAACGTAAGGCGGTAGTGTTTATCCATTGTTCTGGATGTGATCTTACTTCGTC of Nitrosopumilus sp. contains these proteins:
- the radA gene encoding DNA repair and recombination protein RadA, whose translation is MVEDLRLDSLEGVGPVTTRKLSDAGIHNVMDLIVRGPVEIAEITGMEKDTADKIVNKARQHLVEGGLIAKDFVSASEIYKHRQSIGKITTGTNCLDTLFDGGIETQALTEVYGEFGCGKTQFAHTMSVMVQKSKEEGGLEGSVLYIDTENTFRPERIVSIAQAHEMDPEKVLDNIIVARAYNSAHQVLILEEAGPIIEEHNVKLIVADSAVGLFRSEYLGRGTLSTRQQKLNHFVHLLSRIAETYNCAAIATNQVMASPDVFFGDPTRPIGGNVVAHTSTYRIYFKKSGKKRIARMVDSPHHPEEEVIFALGEAGVIDPEDAEKKTKKTTKKATTKKTKEEATVETPEVEATVETPEVEATVETPEVEATVETPEDAPAKSAKEKSVESTSAESDDSEPIEE
- a CDS encoding 50S ribosomal protein L21 gives rise to the protein MATKKSHGRSHGFKHKSRSVMKKDSPRGVSFLLREYHEGQQALVIIDPRQHKGLPHRRYHGKVGVVTKVGRRAITLDVKLGDKSKTLITRLDHIKPFGV
- the rlmN gene encoding 23S rRNA (adenine(2503)-C(2))-methyltransferase RlmN; the protein is MTDLYRFLPEEMEKLVMDMGYPRYRADQILLPLYYKFPKDINDIPQLPKKLREELTEAGYTIGSAKEIHRIVSDDGETTKLLLNLSNDNNVETVLMQYPSTKIGGHPRSTICVSTQIGCAMGCVFCATGQMGFETNLKAEHIVSQVIHFAEILEKRGEHVTNLVFMGMGEPMANYDEMIRAIRILTHDRGFGLGQRHITVSTIGIVSGIDKLADEHLQIGLAISLHSPNNKLRKELVPTAGPNSVEDIIDAGRRYFKKTGRRVTFEYALMEGVNDSPEIAKELAKLLKGNGSHVNLIPINPTAGDFKRPSKARVLEFERILSESGVNCTVRVEKGTEISAACGQLRTDIIG
- a CDS encoding RNA polymerase Rpb4 translates to MEEIKKKQAISLSEVKEILGKVDPEEMDQIQRWTFDYVSKFVSIDPKDAKEMKKRLIKECELTEDEAVEIVNIRPTSLAELRSFTFGWKKLILAETLEKMLKIIKEHS